A stretch of DNA from Pyramidobacter piscolens W5455:
CTCCGGTGCTATGGTACATGGCGAATTATGGATATCGCGCCGAACGGATCGAAACATGGCTCGATCCCTGGACCGATCCGTTGGGTTCCGGTTATCAGGTCATTCAGGGACTGATCGCTTTTGCCAATGGGCGAATATGGGGCATCGGTCTGGGCCGGGGGCAGCAATTTTTACCGGAAGTACACAACGATTTTATTTTCCCCGCTCTTGGAGAACAGCTGGGACTTGTCGGCACGATGAGCGTTTTTCTTCTGTTTGTGTTTTGGACGCTGCGCGTCTATGCCGCATACAGAAAAGCGACGCCGGAACGGCGTATTCTCATTTGGGGATGCTGCGTCGCGGTACTGCTGCCGTTTTTCATCAACCTCGGCGGCGTCATGAAACTGATTCCCCTGACGGGCATGCCTCTGCCGTTTATCAGTTACGGAGGCACCTCGCTGGTATTCATGTGGGCAAGGATCGGCTTGCTGATCAGGCTGATCAAAGAACCGATAGAAGACGAGTAGAGGAGGACGGTGACGTGGCGTACAGAATCCTGCTGGCTGCCGGGGGAACCGGCGGTCATATCATCCCGTCCGTCGCTTTCGGCTTGTGGTTGCAAAAGCAGGGTGAATCGGTCATTTGGCTCTCGGGCAGCCGTCCGCTGGAAGACGAAATTTATAAGGCTCATGGCATAGCTCCTCAAAAATTGTCGCTGGAAGGCTCGCCTTTGGGCGTGCCCGGTCTGCGTTCGCTGAAGCGCTGGAAACATCTTTTCGGTTCTTTTTTCGAAGCATGCGCGATTTTAAAGAGAGAACGGATCGACCATTGCGTCCTGTTTGGCGGTTATCTTTCGATGCCCGTTTTGCTGGCGGCGCGGTGCCTTCACGTTCCCGCGCTTATACATGAACAGAACACAGTCGCAGGGAAAGTCACCCGTTTTGCAGCCAGGTGCGGCATTCCTGTCGCCTGCGCTTGGGAAGAGTGTCAGGGGCTGGATACAATAAAAAAAACTGTGACGGGTATGCCGTTGCGCGAGATCCGGCTGATCGATAAAAAAGACGCTCAGAAACGGCTGTTGGGGGCGTCTCTGAGCGACAATGAAAAACTGATTGTTATTTTAGGCGGCTCTTTGGGCAGCGGCGGCATGAAAAAAGTGCTGCAAGATGCACAAAATATGATAAAATCAACGAGTTATAAAGTCCTATGCATGGGGATCGAACCCAAGGATCGTCCTTTTCCGGAAGCGTTGACTCACGAAGCCTGCTGGGATATGACGGCGGTATTTTCCGCGGCGGATGTGATCGTCTGCCGAGCTGGAGCTTCGACACTGGCAGAGCTTCGGGCCCTGGGAATTCCAGCGCTCGTCGTGCCGTGGCTAAAAGCCGCTGGACAGCACCAGGTGAGCAACGCCCAGTATTTCTCCAAATTGACGGGAGCCCCCGTCTTCTTGGAAGGTTCTTCACAGGAGCAGTTCCGCGCGGCCTTGCAGTCTGTCGCAGAGCGGCGCATGAGCTGTGAGAATTTGAATGCAGGCGCAGTAAACCTTTACGAAGCCTTGCGCAGCCTCACAGTTTGAAAGGGGAATCCCAAGTGGGTCGAAAAAAAATAGATCTGGGCAGTATCAAAAACATTCACCTTATGGGTGTTGGCGGAGCGGGAATGAGCGGGCTGGCGCTGCTTTTCCGCGAATTGGGATTCAACGTCAGCGGTTGCGATATGGGACGCACTGCTTACGTCGAAAAGCTGGAGAAAGCCGGCGTAAAGATTCTTTACGGACATGACGTGCACCATTTGGATGCGTGCGCAGTTGATTTGCTGGCGTACAGCAGCGCGATTCCCGCGTCCAATCCCGAGCTGGCCGAGGCGCGCAGAAAAGAAATCCCTGTGCTGCAGCGAGCCGAGCTGCTGAGCCTTCTTTTCGACTCCAAAAACGGCATCGGCGTGGCGGGAACACATGGTAAGACGACGACGACTTCGCTGATCAGCTATATCCTTGAGCAGGCCGACATGCAGCCCACCATCGCGGTGGGCGGAGAGCTTTGTGACATTGGCTGCAATGCCAAGCTCGGCATGGGGGAGTACATGGTCGCCGAACTTGACGAAAGTGACGAGTCTTTTGAGTATTTTCATCCCCTTTACTCTGTCGTGACGAACGTCGATTGGGATCACGTGAATCAATATCCCGATCTTCAGGCCGTCATCGATGCTTTCGGCCGTTTTCTTCGCAACACCAAGGAAGGCGGTAAACTCTTCCTGTGCGGAGAGGATGCCGGAGTTAAAAAGGTGATCGAAGCGCTTCCGAACGATTTGAAGAATCGCATGTATCTTTTCGGGCGCGATCCTTCGTTCGATTTTTACGCTGCCGACATCCAGTATCACTGCGGCGGTGGTTTGAACTACACTTTCTATGCGAAAGGCCGGAAGATGGGGACCATCGAGCTGGTGATTTCCGGCGAACATAATGTCCTCGATTCTCTGGCGGCATGTGGCGTCGCTCATGAACTGGGAGTTTCCTTCGACATCGTTCAGAAGGCCATGAGAATGTTTCATGGGGCCAAGCGGCGTCTTCAGCTGCGTGCCATGTGTCCGGACAATATCCTGGTATACGACGACTATGGGCACCATCCCCGCGAGATTGAGGCAACGCTGAACGCGGTCCGGCTTATGTACCCCGACCGGCGAATCCTGTTGATATTTCAGCCTCATCGCTACACGCGGACCCAGGCTCTTTTCGATCGTTTTGCAGAAGTGTTGGCCAGCGTGCCCCAGGTCGTGCTGCTGCCGATCTATGCGGCGGACGAGCAACCGATTCCCGGCGTATCGTCCGAACTGATCGGCGCCACAGTGGCAAAGCTTGGCGGCAGTTGCGTCCTCGCGCAGAATAAAGTTGAAGCCGCTGGAAGGGCCCTGTCGCTGGTTCGTCCCGGT
This window harbors:
- the murC gene encoding UDP-N-acetylmuramate--L-alanine ligase, translated to MGVGGAGMSGLALLFRELGFNVSGCDMGRTAYVEKLEKAGVKILYGHDVHHLDACAVDLLAYSSAIPASNPELAEARRKEIPVLQRAELLSLLFDSKNGIGVAGTHGKTTTTSLISYILEQADMQPTIAVGGELCDIGCNAKLGMGEYMVAELDESDESFEYFHPLYSVVTNVDWDHVNQYPDLQAVIDAFGRFLRNTKEGGKLFLCGEDAGVKKVIEALPNDLKNRMYLFGRDPSFDFYAADIQYHCGGGLNYTFYAKGRKMGTIELVISGEHNVLDSLAACGVAHELGVSFDIVQKAMRMFHGAKRRLQLRAMCPDNILVYDDYGHHPREIEATLNAVRLMYPDRRILLIFQPHRYTRTQALFDRFAEVLASVPQVVLLPIYAADEQPIPGVSSELIGATVAKLGGSCVLAQNKVEAAGRALSLVRPGDLILTEGAGDVCVIGDLVVQELNRSFASAL
- a CDS encoding UDP-N-acetylglucosamine--N-acetylmuramyl-(pentapeptide) pyrophosphoryl-undecaprenol N-acetylglucosamine transferase, yielding MAYRILLAAGGTGGHIIPSVAFGLWLQKQGESVIWLSGSRPLEDEIYKAHGIAPQKLSLEGSPLGVPGLRSLKRWKHLFGSFFEACAILKRERIDHCVLFGGYLSMPVLLAARCLHVPALIHEQNTVAGKVTRFAARCGIPVACAWEECQGLDTIKKTVTGMPLREIRLIDKKDAQKRLLGASLSDNEKLIVILGGSLGSGGMKKVLQDAQNMIKSTSYKVLCMGIEPKDRPFPEALTHEACWDMTAVFSAADVIVCRAGASTLAELRALGIPALVVPWLKAAGQHQVSNAQYFSKLTGAPVFLEGSSQEQFRAALQSVAERRMSCENLNAGAVNLYEALRSLTV
- a CDS encoding FtsW/RodA/SpoVE family cell cycle protein, whose translation is MPLILSTLGVVVVSSMTGWDLSSPGLKQALWLVVALSGFIVVTQVPLSFWSRHSIFLLAVAFGLLAMTVFSPLRVVVKGASRWIRLGPVNFQPLEVVSFVMMIHLAKVYMRVDSMWKALILSGILFAPFALIIMKQPDFGGLLLLVGIMGALFIERYGILLPLVTGIAASPVLWYMANYGYRAERIETWLDPWTDPLGSGYQVIQGLIAFANGRIWGIGLGRGQQFLPEVHNDFIFPALGEQLGLVGTMSVFLLFVFWTLRVYAAYRKATPERRILIWGCCVAVLLPFFINLGGVMKLIPLTGMPLPFISYGGTSLVFMWARIGLLIRLIKEPIEDE